DNA from Desulfonatronum sp. SC1:
CGCCGAGGACCTGGGAACCATCGATGACGCTGTGCGCGACGTGATGCGTGATTTCAAGCTGCCGGGGATGAAGATCCTGCTTTTCGCTTACGGTCCGGACTTGCCCACGAATCCGTATGCTCCGCACAACCATGTGCAAAACTGCTACGTCTATACCGGTACCCACGACAACAACACGGTGCGCGGCTGGTTCGAGGAAGAGGCCGATCTGGAGACCCTGGCCCGGGTGGACGAGTATCTCGGTTTTCCCTGTACTTCGGAAACAGTGGCCGCCGCCTTCGTGCGCATGGGCATGCAGTCCGTGGCGGACGTGGCCGTTTTTCCGCTGCAAGACATTCTGGGGCTGGGGGCCAAGGCCAAGATGAACGTGCCCGGCGTGGCCAACGGCAACTGGTCCTGGCGGATGGCTCCGGATGTGTTGAACGACCTGGGAGGCGAGGCCCGAAAAAGGCTTCTGAACATAACGACCTTATGTGGAAGAGGTGCCACATCCCGATGAAGTACATTTCCTGTCTGATCGCGCTTTGCGTTTTGCTCTGGAACGCCTCTCCTCTGCTCTCAGCCCCTTCCGATCTGGAGACGGCCCAGGAGTTTTTGGCCGAAGGGCGCATTCCGGACGCTTATCAATCCATCCAGAGCCACCTTCGACTCCATCCCGGCGATCCTCGGGGGGCTTTCCTGAAAGCAGTTGCCCTGGAGCGCCTGGGACGGTTTTCCGAGGCCATGGACGTATACCGCGACCTGATCGAACGTCATCCGGAGTTGCCCGAACCCTATAACAACTTAGCCGGCCTGCTGGCGGCCGCGGGGCGTTTCGACGAAGCCAAGGCAACGCTGCAAGCCGCCCTGGAGACGCATCCCAGCTATGCCACGGCCCACCAGAATCTGAGTCGGATTTATTCGGCCATGGCCAGTAGCGCGTACCGTCGGGTTCTGGGCAAGGACGACGAGCGGATTCTCGTGCACCTCGATCCATTGGAAGAGCTTTCCGGCACGCCCGCTGGCCCTCTCCCCGCGGTGAGCGTGTACGTTGCCTCCGTTGCTCCTCGCGGTCCCGATTCAGAGGCGGAATCGGCCCGTGATCCCCAGACTCCCGCGGCTCCTGAACCTTCTTCGGAGCCGATCGCGGCCGCACCGGAACCCAGCCCGCAGCCCGCCCTTCGATCGCCGGAGGAGCCAATTGTCGAACCGGCTCCCGGGCCGATTTCGGAACCCGTCATTGAACCGGCACCCGAACCGACACCCAAGCCGATACCCGAACCGGTCACGCCCCAGCCCGCTCCTCCGGAACAGGTCATCGTTCCGAGCCCTGAACCCACTCCTTCTCCAACTGCTCCCGAGCCTCCGG
Protein-coding regions in this window:
- a CDS encoding tetratricopeptide repeat protein codes for the protein MKYISCLIALCVLLWNASPLLSAPSDLETAQEFLAEGRIPDAYQSIQSHLRLHPGDPRGAFLKAVALERLGRFSEAMDVYRDLIERHPELPEPYNNLAGLLAAAGRFDEAKATLQAALETHPSYATAHQNLSRIYSAMASSAYRRVLGKDDERILVHLDPLEELSGTPAGPLPAVSVYVASVAPRGPDSEAESARDPQTPAAPEPSSEPIAAAPEPSPQPALRSPEEPIVEPAPGPISEPVIEPAPEPTPKPIPEPVTPQPAPPEQVIVPSPEPTPSPTAPEPPVVAPPTPPEITEPRLSPDTVKAAITDVVLNWAKAWESQNVEAYLSFYSGNFRPEGGLGLAQWREQRRTRVAAPPFINVTLSNIVVTILDESTAQVRFSQRYRSNVINDQVPKELQLRKEDSQWRIARERLLPRS